One window of the Zea mays cultivar B73 chromosome 3, Zm-B73-REFERENCE-NAM-5.0, whole genome shotgun sequence genome contains the following:
- the LOC100502303 gene encoding uncharacterized protein isoform X6, whose protein sequence is MDLAGMKRRELQALCKRHGLPAGGTNADLVGRLDAVLSGPAVVEEEVAGVPARKGCLKQTGGGATEAKKVTFGAEVGKARRLRSRVIWSPVVAKTRGKSARAGTDSAAEDGISADVGADVPVRRSRRNSFNPAEAEEAGEAVAVDRKPKRKNQENDEGVAVIAQARVTRRSNLEWSATVLPPAVEKKRGRQNAAESDVQKSALVEVTARTTRSRSIVPVVVPPTVVENKRRKTGDPQTTVELTMLSDVPRSDFPATRSLRNKIVHVNNSVVDETHTTRQLENKMRPSTRRHQQVASSPEDKGQKIPATSKSPLLRWSRRNYSEANSANSVNIKLAKDSSTAQPLAHHNSHSEDLEKQPAVKEPIKRSTRKSIALAALEKEKDVIEGKNPEAHVRRSTRKSVVQVKDTKSIVEETQYANSEDVAKQPATKGPARGLRRKSVITELHEKEKSLIAEKNMETDEAILTRKPVIPVKNIKAVGEGIQIGKGKDVDKQFVVKQPTRRSSRKSVLPDMLENNSGLLAPKMNAEMNVRRSTRKSVLPDMHNEKQDHHKMARNENLQSGKYQDGEKQQKVKDSIRQSRRSIATVLLEGQNNDEGKKFKNPTRRTTHKSHALNAVEEVSMDHIEVGEEGLKLRKRSRFLLEISSSANVSWKHQNAQISNEKDNTEGSQQASNCTTSKRRSSKKRRTTAPEEVMPFKVANDDIVIMEETKDTLEYNNESSSKVQEICQVNAAREEFSSGPLLVTVAPSDEICTVQSVAVVIPGSESGDDANQSSDKSKQPQEHSVTQTVDDHLSETRSGKLDQSTCITGLVSDNCVVSEDKTLMSEDREEQSPVSGEQRVSLEANANEPEEKNLANVTSTDLHTKSLQHDIDRIAKETDKDVLSLVFPIEEHEEKYGVSPIAVEKCVCREASACESARKPLTVIFSNNLHTKHLQHDCDVLIKETGEEVLAQENCNDQPVPAQTDQEIKLNDELADPDHEEQSPVSGERRVSLEANANEPEEKNLANVISIDLHTKSLQHDNGRIAEETDKDVLSFVFPIEEHEEKYAVSPIAVEKSFRQEASAIESAGKPLTVIFSNDLHTKHLQHDCDVLIKETGEEVLAQENCNDQPVPAQTDLEIKLNDELADPDVLAQENCNDQPVPANEPEEKNLANVISTDLHTKTLQHDNDRIAEETDKDHEEQSNVFGERRVSLEANANEPEEKNLANVISTDLHTKTLQHDNDRIAEETDKDHEEQSNVSGERRVSLEANANEPEEKNLANVISTDLHTKTLQHDNDRIAEETDKDVSSLVFPIEEHEEKYAVSPIAVEKSVSREASACESAGKPLTVIFSNDLHTKHLQHDCDVLIKETGEDVLAQENCNDQPVPAQTDLEMKLNDELADPEVLAQENCNDQPVLAQTDLETKLNDELADLAMESGCSITERNEGLVAHNLDQEGFLEATPECKQECGLPEETVISSKETGSLLCADQSPIGLESLFSQESIVESVGHCALASATTHTENGFDDSKDCHNKSALENVHVPEPCSHNDTKGGIFKNVDCMHTSQRDDRMEGVPEANTDEEHVLSAFLLDANHLNVVINSEEVVCEGEDSKELLHSEDCKASSEKTDVNDGNVYGISDAVVRCALHAPADDNYEIFLGPNTDVPRQVYNDGCSDVKEDRFASKPWTIDIIEDASVKERSNLKDWQLDSKLEGTEIVESGLYFNKDIGNILHSGSIGEITPSGSGLSKDSSVDYRGEVLDGFSMEASLERSSTRGEQNGCRLDAIENPSITLATSGYKHEGALSEEAVYTKKNYAGTCLSNPRELIMELQSHFSKENINESDPHDSLVFPTAENSADEQLVKVHHGSNLSQLGLTDLLDGPIGCSNTDVLCQCDNHKNQSNEDKVEEVEAVSAAKYIESEVVLLPSQERSNLNNEQLNTKLESPNIMGSCLNCDNDVCNTSDNGSVFVIGKRTPSASGLPEDYPKDSDLQQPVLDSFSVVSSFQDNISGKKTVSGVAGSEILSLSLATPDYKHEDGFSEEAVCRTKNYTGTSSVDPRHLDMEGHSIYSEGGTEKSNLQDNLAFLSAESGKDEPIICHVEKLVDAHASSDTYQGPCQDLGRHEEQESCMSIPMQAKESGGVLRSSHTKGSVTAAQIDLAGDAHLIVSDNAAAKQVFSEEKEETKSISSSDIDILHEKSYSSGHDDHAACAAETQFYHPQKASISDGLHLGPSSLQVESLDALDSDILYVNTGVLEQHHKEGYYEPSVYQITSGICTMSEAEPFEVLETGKDVKTPSKLDEQLNPGLDGDEAEKHSLDCGTDTSPVMSKRTLSSPGSGPCQQYVNESTTSTQSTDNHPNDLPAPRSPEQSACFQNDNDSGSVGICQSSRRRGIDELCGKLQSFKVSSAVKGSYVAMGAPRPKPGDSTSRSAAALLRNIENTTAVKAGRPPVKPNADGKDSSRRALQPISGRPDSR, encoded by the exons TCATATGGTCGCCGGTCGTTGCCAAGACAAGGGGGAAGTCTGCTCGAGCCGGTACTGATTCTGCTGCTGAAGACGGTATTTCTGCAGATGTGGGCGCTGATGTCCCAGTGAGGCGGTCCAGGAGGAATTCGTTCAATCCTGCCGAGGCTGAGGAAGCAGGAGAGGCTGTTGCTGTTGACAGGAAGCCCAAGCGCAAGAATCAGGAGAATGACGAGGGCGTTGCTGTTATCGCTCAGGCTAGAGTTACGAGAAGGTCAAATTTGGAGTGGTCTGCTACTGTATTGCCTCCTGCTGTTGAGAAGAAGAGAGGGAGGCAGAATGCAGCTGAGTCTGATGTGCAGAAGTCCGCTCTGGTGGAAGTAACAGCTAGGACTACAAGGTCTCGCTCAATCGTACCTGTTGTGGTGCCACCCACTGTGGTTGAGAACAAGAGGAGGAAGACTGGAGATCCACAAACAACTGTAGAGTTGACTATGCTTTCAGATGTGCCCAGAAGTGATTTTCCTGCCACCAGGTCTTTAAGGAACAAAATTGTCCACGTTAACAACAGCGTCGTGGACGAAACTCACACTACCAGGCAGTTGGAAAACAAGATGCGTCCGTCTACTCGTAGGCATCAACAGGTTGCATCTTCTCCGGAGGATAAAGGTCAAAAAATTCCTGCTACCAGTAAGTCCCCTCTACTGAGGTGGTCACGGAGAAACTATTCTGAGGCCAATAGTGCAAATTCAGTAAACATCAAATTGGCCAAAGACTCGAGCACAGCTCAGCCATTGGCACACCATAATTCTCATTCTGAAGATTTGGAGAAACAACCAGCAGTTAAAGAACCAATTAAACGGTCAACACGTAAATCTATTGCTTTGGCTGCACTTGAGAAAGAGAAGGATGTAATTGAAGGAAAGAACCCTGAAGCACATGTTAGGCGATCAACGAGGAAATCAGTTGTGCAGGTTAAAGATACCAAAAGTATTGTTGAAGAGACTCAATATGCTAACAGTGAAGATGTGGCGAAGCAACCAGCAACTAAAGGACCTGCTAGGGGGCTGAGACGTAAATCTGTTATCACAGAATTGCATGAGAAAGAGAAGAGTCTCATTGCCGAAAAGAACATGGAAACAGATGAAGCGATATTAACGCGGAAGCCTGTAATCCCAGTTAaaaatattaaagctgttggtgaAGGAATTCAAATTGGTAAGGGCAAAGATGTGGATAAACAATTTGTTGTGAAGCAACCTACTAGGCGATCATCGCGCAAATCTGTGCTGCCTGATATGCTTGAGAATAATAGTGGACTTCTAGCACCCAAAATGAATGCTGAGATGAATGTTAGGAGATCAACACGGAAGTCTGTTCTTCCTGACATGCATAATGAGAAGCAAGATCACCATAAAATGGCTAGAAATGAGAACTTGCAAAGTGGTAAATATCAAGATGGTGAGAAGCAACAGAAAGTAAAAGATTCTATTAGGCAATCAAGGAGATCTATCGCTACAGTGCTACTTGAGGGACAAAATAATGATGAAGGAAAAAAGTTCAAAAATCCTACGAGGAGGACAACACACAAATCTCATGCCCTTAATGCAGTTGAAGAGGTCAGCATGGATCACATTGAAGTTGGTGAAGAAGGCTTGAAATTGAGGAAGCGCAGTAGGTTTTTGCTGGAAATATCATCTTCAGCTAATGTTTCCTGGAAGCATCAGAATGCACAGATCTCTAATGAAAAAGATAACACAGAAGGATCGCAGCAGGCATCAAATTGCACAACTTCAAAGAGAAGGTCTTCAAAGAAGAGACGAACAACTGCTCCAGAAGAAGTGATGCCTTTCAAGGTGGCAAATGATGACATAGTTATCATGGAAGAAACAAAGGACACACTTGAATATAATAATGAGTCTAGTAGTAAAGTTCAAGAAATTTGTCAGGTTAATGCTGCAAGAGAAGAGTTCTCTTCAGGTCCATTGCTTGTAACAGTAGCTCCTAGTGACGAAATTTGCACAGTGCAGAGTGTAGCTGTGGTGATACCTGGGTCAGAATCTGGTGACGATGCAAATCAAAGTTCTGATAAGAGTAAGCAACCTCAGGAACATTCTGTCACTCAAACTGTTGATGACCATTTATCTGAAACAAGAAGTGGGAAATTAGATCAATCAACATGCATCACAGGATTAGTCTCTGACAATTGTGTTGTCTCAGAGGACAAAACATTGATGAGTGAAG ACCGTGAAGAGCAAAGCCCTGTGTCCGGAGAACAGAGAGTTAGCTTGGAAGCAAATGCCAATGAGCCTGAGGAAAAGAACCTAGCTAACGTCACATCAACTGATCTCCACACCAAAAGTCTGCAGCATGATATTGACAGAATAGCTAAAGAGACTGATAAAG ATGTTTTGTCTTTGGTTTTCCCTATTGAAGAGCATGAAGAAAAATATGGAGTGAGCCCTATAGCTGTTGAAAAGTGCGTCTGTCGTGAAGCAAGTGCATGTGAATCTGCACGAAAACCCCTAACCGTTATCTTTTCTAACAATCTCCACACCAAACATCTGCAACATGATTGTGATGTGCTAATTAAGGAGACTGGTGAAG AAGTTTTAGCTCAGGAGAATTGTAATGACCAGCCTGTTCCTGCCCAGACTGACCAAGAAATTAAGTTAAACGATGAACTTGCTGATCCGG ACCATGAAGAGCAAAGCCCTGTATCCGGAGAACGGAGAGTTAGCTTGGAAGCAAATGCCAACGAGCCTGAGGAAAAGAACCTAGCTAACGTCATATCAATTGATCTCCACACCAAAAGTCTGCAGCATGATAATGGCAGAATAGCTGAAGAGACTGATAAAG ATGTTTTGTCTTTTGTTTTCCCTATTGAAGAGCATGAAGAAAAATATGCAGTTAGCCCTATAGCCGTTGAAAAGAGCTTCCGTCAGGAAGCAAGTGCAATTGAATCTGCAGGAAAACCCCTAACTGTCATCTTTTCTAACGATCTCCACACCAAACATCTGCAACATGATTGTGATGTGCTAATTAAGGAGACTGGTGAAG AAGTTTTAGCTCAGGAGAATTGTAATGACCAGCCTGTTCCTGCCCAGACCGACCTAGAAATTAAGTTAAATGATGAACTTGCTGATCCGG ATGTTTTAGCTCAGGAGAATTGTAATGACCAGCCTGTTCCTGCCAACGAGCCTGAGGAAAAGAACCTAGCTAACGTCATATCAACTGATCTCCACACCAAAACTCTGCAGCATGATAATGACAGAATAGCTGAAGAGACTGATAAAG ACCATGAAGAGCAAAGCAATGTGTTCGGAGAACGGAGAGTTAGCTTGGAAGCAAATGCCAACGAGCCTGAGGAAAAGAACCTAGCTAACGTCATATCAACTGATCTCCACACCAAAACTCTGCAGCATGATAATGACAGAATAGCTGAAGAGACTGATAAAG ACCATGAAGAGCAAAGCAATGTGTCCGGAGAACGGAGAGTTAGCTTGGAAGCAAATGCCAACGAGCCTGAGGAAAAGAACCTAGCTAACGTCATATCAACTGATCTCCACACCAAAACTCTGCAGCATGATAATGACAGAATAGCTGAAGAGACTGATAAAG ATGTTTCGTCTTTGGTTTTCCCTATTGAAGAGCATGAAGAAAAATATGCAGTGAGCCCTATAGCTGTTGAAAAGAGCGTCAGTCGGGAAGCCAGTGCATGTGAATCTGCAGGAAAACCCCTAACTGTCATCTTTTCTAACGATCTCCACACCAAACATCTGCAACATGATTGTGATGTGCTAATTAAGGAGACTGGTGAAG ATGTTTTAGCTCAGGAGAATTGTAATGACCAGCCTGTTCCGGCCCAGACTGACCTAGAAATGAAGTTAAACGATGAACTTGCTGATCCGG AAGTTTTAGCTCAGGAGAATTGTAATGACCAGCCTGTTCTTGCTCAGACTGACCTAGAAACTAAGTTAAACGATGAACTTGCTGATCTGGCTATGGAATCAGGTTGTAGCATTACTGAAAGGAATGAAGGGCTTGTTGCTCATAATCTTGATCAAGAAG GTTTCCTTGAAGCAACACCAGAGTGCAAACAGGAATGTGGTTTGCCTGAGGAGACAGTAATTTCCTCAAAAGAAACAGGATCTCTGCTGTGTGCAGATCAATCACCAATTGGTCTGGAATCTTTATTTTCGCAAGAAAGCATAGTTGAATCAGTGGGGCATTGTGCACTTGCTTCAGCAACAACTCATACCGAAAATGGCTTTGATGATTCAAAAGATTGCCATAACAAGTCTGCACTTGAAAATGTTCATGTGCCAGAACCTTGTTCACACAATGATACTAAAGGAGGCATTTTTAAAAATGTTGATTGTATGCATACATCCCAGCGAGATGATAGAATGGAAG gagtaccagaggctaacactgaTGAAGAACATGTTCTGTCAGCCTTTTTGCTGGATGCAAATCACCTAAACGT AGTCATTAATTCTGAAGAAGTGGTTTGTGAGGGTGAAGATAGTAAGGAGCTTCTCCATTCGGAAGACTGTAAAGCTTCATCCGAGAAAACAGATGTGAATG ATGGCAATGTATATGGTATTAGTGATGCTGTAGTGAGATGTGCACTGCATGCTCCAGCCGATGATAATTATGAGATTTTTTTGGGTCCCAATACTGATGTACCACGTCAGGTTTATAATGACGGATGCAGTGATGTCAAAGAAGATCGATTTGCTTCCAAACCCTGGACAATTGATATTATTGAGGATGCCTCTGTCAAAGAAAGATCAAATTTAAAAGATTGGCAACTTGATTCCAAGTTGGAGGGCACAGAAATAGTGGAATCTGGCCTTTACTTCAATAAGGATATTGGTAACATTTTACATAGTGGATCTATTGGTGAAATAACTCCATCTGGTTCTGGTTTATCAAAAGATTCATCTGTGGACTATAGAGGGGAGGTTTTAGATGGCTTCTCAATGGAAGCATCTCTTGAAAGGTCTTCTACACGTGGGGAACAAAATGGTTGTAGACTAG ATGCTATTGAGAATCCTTCAATTACTTTAGCAACTTCTGGTTATAAGCATGAAGGTGCTTTATCTGAGGAAGCAGTGTACACAAAGAAGAATTACGCTGGAACATGCTTGTCAAATCCCAGGGAATTAATCATGGAGCTGCAATCCCATTTCTCAAAGGAAAACATAAATGAATCTGATCCTCATGACAGCCTTGTATTCCCAACTGCTGAAAATTCAGCAGATGAACAGCTGGTTAAAGTACACCATGGTTCTAATCTGTCTCAGTTAGGATTAACTGATCTGTTGGATGGACCAATTGGGTGTTCCAATACCGACGTGTTGTGCCAGTGTGACAATcataaaaatcaatccaatgaggACAAGGTAGAGGAAGTTGAGGCGGTGTCTGCTGCTAAATACATAGAAAGTGAAGTTGTGCTGCTCCCATCTCAAGAGAGATCAAATTTGAATAATGAGCAGCTTAACACCAAGTTGGAAAGCCCAAACATTATGGGATCTTGCCTTAACTGTGATAACGATGTTTGTAATACTTCGGACAATGGATCTGTTTTTGTCATTGGTAAAAGAACTCCATCTGCTTCTGGCTTACCAGAAGATTATCCTAAGGATAGTGACTTGCAACAACCGGTTTTAGATAGCTTCTCAGTGGTTTCATCTTTTCAAGACAATATATCTGGGAAGAAAACTGTTTCTGGTGTAGCAG GCAGTGAGATTCTTTCTTTAAGTTTAGCAACTCCTGATTATAAACATGAAGATGGTTTCTCTGAGGAAGCAGTATGCAGAACAAAGAATTATACTGGAACTTCCTCGGTAGATCCGAGGCATTTAGACATGGAGGGGCACTCTATTTACTCTGAGGGAGGTACTGAAAAATCTAATCTGCAAGATAATCTTGCATTTCTAAGCGCTGAGAGTGGAAAAGATGAACCTATTATTTGCCATGTTGAGAAACTGGTTGACGCACATGCTTCTTCAGATACATACCAAGGTCCTTGTCAAGATCTAGGCAGACATGAAGAACAAGAGAGCTGCATGTCTATTCCTATGCAAGCCAAAGAAAGTGGAG GGGTTTTGAGGTCTAGCCACACGAAAGGGTCAGTTACAGCAGCCCAAATTGATTTGGCAGGTGATGCCCATCTTATTGTGAG TGATAATGCTGCTGCCAAGCAAGTGTTTAGTGAGGAGAAAGAGGAAACaaaatctatctcttcttcagatattgATATCCTTCATGAAAAATCATACTCCAGTGGACACG ATGACCATGCTGCTTGTGCTGCCGAAACTCAGTTCTACCATCCACAGAAAGCATCTATATCTGATGGACTACATTTGGGTCCTAGTTCTTTGCAAGTAGAATCACTGGATGCTTTGGATAGCGATATACTGTATGTTAACACAGGAGTTCTCGAGCAGCATCATAAAGAGGGTTACTATGAACCCAGTGTCTACCAAATCACTTCAGGCATTTGCACAATGTCTGAAGCTGAACCATTCGAAGTTTTAGAAACTGGAAAAGATGTAAAAACGCCATCTAAGCTAGATGAGCAACTTAATCCTGGGTTGGACGGAGATGAAGCTGAGAAACACAGCTTAGACTGTGGTACAGACACCAGTCCTGTGATGAGCAAGAGAACCCTTTCTTCACCAGGATCAG GACCATGCCAGCAGTATGTAAATGAAAGCACCACCAGTACACAGTCGACTGATAATCACCCAAACGACCTACCCGCTCCGAGATCTCCTGAACAATCCGCGTGTTTTCAGAATGACAACGATTCGGGTTCAGTAG GCATTTGTCAAAGCAGCAGGCGAAGAGGTATAGATGAACTTTGCGGTAAGCTGCAGAGTTTCAAAGTTTCCAGCGCCGTAAAAGGAAGCTACGTAGCTATGGGTGCACCTCGTCCGAAGCCTGGGGACAGCACGAGCCGATCTGCAGCCGCGCTGCTCAGGAACATAGAGAACACAACTGCTGTTAAAGCTGGCCGTCCTCCTGTCAAGCCAAACGCCGATGGTAAGGACTCGTCTAGGCGAGCCCTGCAGCCCATAAGCGGAAGGCCTGACAGTAGGTAG